The window AATTGTGTACATGCCTCTGGTAAAAATGCATCTGCAACAGCTTCATGAACCACAAGGCTTTCACAAGCATTACATACACCTGGACGTTGTGTTTTTGCATTGACAAGGATATCTGTGGCCATGGTAAGATCTGCCTCTTGATCCACATAGATATGGCAATTTCCCACCCCTGTTTCTATAACAGGAACTGTACTGTTATGAACAACTGCTTGGATAAGTCCAGCACCACCTCTTGGAATTAATACGTCTAGATAGTCATTTAGCTTCATCATGTCAGTTGCCGTTTCTCGACTGGTATCTTCAATAAGTGATACTGCGTCGACTGGCATATCCACTTGACGTAAAGCTTCACGAATCACTTCCACAATTTTCATATTGGAATGAATGGCTTCTTTTCCACCTCGTAGTATGACAGCATTACCTGTCTTAAAACATAGTGCAAAGGCATCCACCGTTACATTAGGTCTTGCTTCGTAAATAATACCGATTACGCCTAATGGTACAACTCTTTGCCCTATTTCAAGGCCATTTGGCTGCTTTTTCATCCCTAGCACTTCACCTATGGGATCATCCAGTTTGATAATTTTAGCTATGCCTTCAGCCATGGCATGAATACGGCTTTCAGTTAATGTTAAGCGATCAATTAATGTACCCTTCACACCGTTTTCTTCTGCATGCATTATATCTAGTTGATTAGCTTC is drawn from Vallitalea pronyensis and contains these coding sequences:
- a CDS encoding glutamate-5-semialdehyde dehydrogenase, with translation MNELIKKGQLANEAKIALANLSSVDKNKALDRVAHALIEHQDVLLEANQLDIMHAEENGVKGTLIDRLTLTESRIHAMAEGIAKIIKLDDPIGEVLGMKKQPNGLEIGQRVVPLGVIGIIYEARPNVTVDAFALCFKTGNAVILRGGKEAIHSNMKIVEVIREALRQVDMPVDAVSLIEDTSRETATDMMKLNDYLDVLIPRGGAGLIQAVVHNSTVPVIETGVGNCHIYVDQEADLTMATDILVNAKTQRPGVCNACESLVVHEAVADAFLPEACTQLKAFQVDIVGDASSQRIVPTIGAAEEADYGTEYLDYKLSVKIVKDLDEAIKHINRYNTKHSEAIITENYTHARRFLDEVDAAAVYVNASTRFTDGFEFGFGAEIGISTQKLHARGPMGLKELTTTKYIIYGNGQIRV